ACGTGACGCCGGCCGCCCGCCGAGGCGTTTGACTCAATTGCCATACGGGGACCGCTACCCGCCGAGCGTCAGGTAGCGGTCGTTCTTTTTGGAGAATCGCCCCATGAAGTTTCGTTTTCCCGTCGTCATCATCGACGAAGATTTCCGCTCCGAGAACATCTCGGGTTCCGGCATCCGGGCGCTTGCCGAAGCGATCGAGAAAGAAGGCGCGGAAGTGCTCGGGCTGACGAGCTATGGCGATCTGACGTCGTTTGCGCAGCAGTCGAGCCGCGCCTCGTGTTTCATCCTGTCGATCGACGACGACGAGCTGTTGCCGTACGTCGAAAACGCGGCCGACAGCGACGCGCCGGAACTCGCGCCCGCCATCATCGACCTGCGCGCGTTCGTCGCCGCGGTACGGCGCCGCAATGCCGATATCCCGATCTTCCTGTACGGCGAGACGCGCACCTCGCGCCACCTGCCGAACGACATCCTGCGCGAACTGCACGGCTTCATCCACATGTTCGAGGACACGCCGGAGTTCGTCGCGCGGCACATCATCCGCGAGGCGAAGGTCTATCTCGATTCGCTCGCGCCGCCGTTCTTCAAGGAGCTCGTGCAGTACGCCGAGGAAGGTTCGTATTCATGGCACTGCCCGGGCCACTCGGGCGGCGTGGCGTTCCTGAAGAATCCGCTTGGCCAGATGTTTCACCAGTTCTTCGGCGAGAACATGCTGCGCGCCGACGTCTGCAACGCGGTCGACGAACTCGGCCAGCTGCTCGACCACACGGGTCCGGTTGCCGCGTCGGAGCGCAACGCGGCGCGCATTTTCAGCGCGGACCATCTGTTCTTCGTGACCAATGGCACGTCGACGTCGAACAAGATCGTCTGGCACGCGACGGTCGCGCCGGGCGACATCGTGCTCGTCGACCGCAACTGCCACAAGTCGATCCTGCACGCGATCACGATGACGCACGCGATTCCGGTGTTTCTCACGCCGACGCGCAATCATTTCGGCATCATCGGGCCGATTCCGCGCGACGAGTTCAAGCCGGAGAACATTCGCAAGAAGATCGAAGCGAATCCGTTCGCGCGCGAGGCGCTCGCGAAGAACCCGAATCTCAAGCCGCGCATTCTGACCATCACGCAAAGCACGTACGACGGCGTGATCTATAACGTCGAGATGATCAAGGATCTGCTGGGCGACCTGCTCGACACGCTGCACTTCGACGAAGCGTGGCTGCCGCACGCCGAGTTCCACGCGTTCTATCAGGATATGCACGCGATCGGCGCGGGCCGGCCGCGCACGGGCGCGCTCGTGTTCGCGACGCACTCCACGCACAAGCTGCTCGCGGGCATTTCGCAGGCGTCGCAGATTCTCGTGCAGGACTCGGAGAACAGCACGTTCGACCGCCATCGCTTCAACGAGGCGTATCTGATGCATACGTCGACGAGCCCGCAGTACGCCATCATCGCGTCGTGCGACGTCGCCGCGGCGATGATGGAGCCGCCGGGCGGTCCGGCGCTCGTCGAGGAATCGATCGCCGAGGCGCTCGACTTCCGCCGCGCGATGCGCAAGGTCGACGACGAATTCGGCGCCGACTGGTTCTTCAAGGTCTGGGGTCCCGACGAACTCGCCGAAGAAGGCATCGGCTCGCGCGAAGACTGGATGCTGCGCCCGAACGATCATTGGCATGGCTTCGGCGCGCTCGCCGAAAACTTCAACATGCTCGATCCGATCAAGGCGACGATCATCACGCCGGGCCTGACGGTGGACGGCGAGTTCGGCGAAACCGGCATTCCGGCCGCGATCGTCACGAAGTATCTGGCCGAGCACGGGATCATCGTCGAGAAGACGGGGCTTTACTCGTTTTTCATCATGTTCACGATCGGCATCACGAAGGGCCGCTGGAACTCGATGGTCACCGAACTGCAGCAGTTCAAGGACGACTACGACAACAATCAGCCGCTGTGGCGCGTGCTGCCCGAATTCGTCGCGCAGCATCCGGCTTACGAGCGCATCGGCCTGCGCGATCTCTGCGAGCAGATCCACAGCGTCTACCGGGCGAACGACATCGCGCGCCTGACGACCGAGATGTACCTGTCGAACATGGAGCCGGCCATGAAGCCGTCCGACGCGTTCGCGAAGCTCGCGCATCGCGAGGTCGACCGGGTGCCGATCGACGAACTCGAAGGCCGCGTCACGTCGATCCTGCTCACGCCGTATCCGCCGGGTATTCCGCTGCTGATTCCGGGCGAGCGCTTCAATCGCACGATCGTCAGCTACCTGCAGTTCGCGCGCGAGTTCAACGAGCGTTTTCCGGGTTTCCATACCGATATCCACGGGCTCGTCGGCGAAGTGATCAACGGTCGCGTCGAATACTTTGTCGACTGCGTGCGCAACTGACGGCGGCAAGCGGATGGTGAAGGGTTCAACAGGTTGGGCGGGTCTGCAGGTCGTGCCGGCGGCCGTTCGCGCGCGGGTGGCGGGATCGGCGCGGGCGTCGGCGGCTGTGCTATGGGTGGCGGTGGTATGGGTGGCCGTGGTATCCATGGGCCTCGTTGCATGGCCATCGGCTGCGCGCGCCGAAGTGGCCGCGGCCGATCCGATCGATGCGGCGATGCGCACCTGCCTCGCGCGCGCGGATATGTCGTCGACGGCGGGGCAGTTGCAGTGCATGGATACGGCGCGGCTCGCGTGGCAGGCGTCGATCGAACAGTCGTTCCAGAAGCTGCTCGCGAAAGTGCCGCCCGCGCAGCGCAAGCGCTGGCAAGCGAGCGAAGACAGCTGGAAAGCGTGGCGCGAAGCGGAGATGCAAATGATCGCCGCCGTCACGGCGACGACGCGCGGGACGCGCTACCAGCTGTCCGAAGGCGATTTGCGTCTGCAGCCCGTGCGCGATCGCGCGCTTGCGTTGCGCAGCGTGGTGGCGAAGGCGGGGGCGCTCGACACGCCGCCGCGGCTGCGAGGCTGTCTCGGCGATCCGCAGTGCGTCCATGCGAGCGCCGACGTGAACCAGTACTACCGGCGCCTCGTGAACAAGATGCCGCGGCGCGCGTGGCCGGTGCTGTGGCGGGCGCAGCAGGCGTGGCTCGCTTATCGCGACGCGACCGCGCCGCTCGGCGATGCACGCCAGCGCATCGATCTGATCGGCGCGCGCGTGGCGACGCTGAAGAAGCTCGCGGAGACGGCGGGCAACGATTAAGTTACTTCAACGAGGTTATTTCGACGCCGCGCGTGCCGCCTTGGCTGCGGCGCGCACCTGGTCGGGCGCCGTGCCGCCCGGATGATTGCGGCTCGCGACCGACCCTTCGAGTGTCAGATACTCGAATACGTCGTCGCCGATCAGATGCGCGACGTTGGGCAGTTCGCGCTTCATTTCATCGAGCGTGAGATCCGCAAGATCGCAATTGCGATCGACGCAGATACGCACCGCATGCGCGACCGCTTCGTGCGCGTCGCGGAATGGCAGACCGCGCTTCACGAGGTAATCGGCGAGATCCGTCGCCGTCGAAAAGCCTTGCAGCGCGGCGGCGCGCATCGCCTGCGGCTTGACCGTGATGCCGGCCACCATCTCCGCGAAGATGCGCAGCGTGTCCGCCACCGTGTCGACGGTGTCGAACAGCGGTTCCTTGTCTTCCTGGTTGTCCTTGTTGTACGCGAGCGGCTGGCCTTTCATCAGCGTGAGCAACGCCATCAGATGGCCGTTCACGCGGCCCGTCTTGCCGCGCGCAAGTTCGGGTACATCGGGGTTCTTCTTCTGCGGCATGATCGACGAGCCGGTGCAGAAGCGGTCGGCGAGATCGATAAAGCCGACGCGCGGGCTCATCCACAGTACGAGTTCTTCGGAGAAGCGCGACACGTGCGTCATGACGAGCGCCGCGGCGGCCGTGAATTCGATCGCGAAGTCGCGGTCGGACACGGCGTCGAGCGAGTTCGCGCAGATGCCGTCGAAGCCGAGCGTCTTCGCGACCGCGTGGCGATCGATCGGATAGCTGGTGCCGGCGAGCGCCGCCGCGCCGAGCGGCAGGCGGTTCAGGCGCTTGCGCGCATCGAGCATGCGCTCGGCGTCGCGCGAAAACATTTCGACGTAAGCGAGCAGGTGATGCCCGAACGTGACGGGCTGCGCGACCTGCAGATGCGTGAAGCCCGGCATGATCGTTCCGGCGTTCTGTTCCGCGAGATCGACGAGCGCGCCGCGCAGGTCTTTCAGCAGGCCGCCGATGCGGTCGATTTCGCCGCGCAGCCACAGGCGGATATCCGTCGCGACCTGGTCGTTGCGCGAGCGGCCCGTATGCAGGCGCTTGCCCGCATCGCCGATCAGCGCCGTGAGGCGCGCCTCGATATTCAGATGCACGTCTTCGAGGTCGAGCTGCCATGCGAATTCGCCGCGCTCGATTTCACCCTTGATCTGCGCCATGCCGCGCTCGATCGCGGCGAGGTCGTCGGCGGAGATGATTTTCTGCGCGGCGAGCATCGATGCGTGCGCGAGCGACCCTTCGATATCGACCCACGCAAGGCGCTTGTCGAAGAAAACCGACGACGTGTAGCGTTTGACGAGCTCCGACATCGGCTCCGAGAAGCGAGCCGACCAGGCTTCGCCTTTTTTATGCAGTTGGGACGTCATGATGTGAGGACGCGAATGGCGATCAATGCGAGTGGAAGAACACGGACGGCGGCGCGCGTGAGGCTCGTGAGCGCCCGGGGTTTTCTGCTTGTGACGCAGAGTGGCGCCGGACCCGTTGCGGAAAACGCAGATTTTAGCATCGCGCGAGCAATGCCGGCCTCGTGCGGCGACGGCATGCATGGCCTGCCTCGCCGCGCCGCCATGCTCCAGCGGCTGGCCCAAACGATCAGCCTTCGCGCACGAGCACGACCAGCTTCAGATCTTCGCGATGCGCGGGCTTGAATGTGATCTGATCGTAGGCGACACGCCCATCGCGCGGATGCTCGAATTCGCGGCGGCCGCCTTCGCGCTCGCCGACGTCCTGCGACGCCCAGAAATGCGCGAACGCATCGCTTTTGCCGACCAGCGCATCGATCAGCGCGCGCGTCGGCGCGTCGTTCAGATGCCGGATCGAGTCCGCGCGGAACTCGGCGGCGAGGCGCCGCGCGCGCGACTCCCAATCGACGATCAGCGCATGTCCGACCGGCGACAGAAACGTGTAGCGCAGCAGGTTGCGGTCGTGAGCGTCGTCGAGCCAGCCGACGAACAGGTCCGCGGCCGGCGCATTCCACGCGATCGCATTCCACTGACGGTCGAGCACATACGCCGGCGATTGCACGAGCTGAACGGTCTTGAGCAGCATCGCCGGCACATCGGCGCCGCCCGTCTCGGGTTCGGCCGGGTCGCGCTGCGCGGCGAGCTCGAACAGATACGCGCGTTCGGCGCGCGAGAGCTGCAGCGCGACGGCGATACGCGCGAGCGCGTCGGCCGACGCCGATACGGGCCTGCCTTGCTCGATCCACGTGTACCAGGTCGGACTCACGCCGCACAGCTGCGCGACTTCCTCGCGGCGCAGCCCGGGCGTGCGGCGGCGCGGGCCCGGCGGCAAGCCGACCGCGAGCGGCGACAGCCGTTCGCGGTGCGCGCGAATGAAGTCGCCGAGCGCGCGGGCGGGGGTCGCGTCGAGCGGAGGCGCCGCGTCGCGCGTGGCGTCGTGCTCGGGGGCGTGTTTGGGTTCGTGCTCGGTGTCGGGTGCAGGGTCGTCGGACGGCAAAGTCATGGCGGGGAAGGCAGGTGTTGTCAATACCAGAATAGCCGCTTGCCTTGTACCGGTACAGGCGGCGCTCTATTGTAGCGATTCAGACCACGCGTGCACATGCACGAAGCACCCGGCGCGAAAAGCGCGGGACAAGGGAGCCCACATGAAACATCGAGACCAGGTCGCCGACGCGTTCGGTTCGACCGCCGCCGACTATCTGACGAGCACCGTTCATGCGACGGGCAAGGATCTGCAGACGCTCTCGAGACTCGTCGCGAAGCGGCCGGGCGGGGCCGTGCTCGACATGGGTTGCGGCGCGGGCCACGCGAGCTTTGCGGTGGCGCCGCACGCGGAGTCGGTGGTTGCCTATGACCTTGCGCGCCCGATGCTCGCGACCGTCGAGACGGCTGCGCTCGATCGTGGTCTGGCCAATATCCGGACGAAGCAGGGCGCCGCGGAAAACCTGCCGTTCGACGACGCTTCGTTCGACTGGGTGGTGAGCCGCTTCAGCGCGCATCACTGGCACGACGTGCGGCAGGCGCTCGCCGAAGTGCGCCGCGTGCTGAAGCCGGGCGGCGAGGCGCTCTTCATCGATATCGCGGGCGCCGATCATCCGCTCGTCGATACGCACTTGCAGGCGGTCGAGGTGTTGCGCGATGCGTCGCATATCCGCGATTACCGCGCCGACGAGTGGCTTGCCTTTTTCGAGCAAGCCGGGTTTGCGGCCAGGATAACGGAGCGCTGGCGGCTGCCGATCGAATTCGACGCATGGGTGTCGCGCATGCGCACGCCGCCGCAGCGCGTGAGTGCGATCCGCTCGCTGTGGGAGAGCGCGCCGGAAGAAGTCAGGGACTACTTCGCGGTGCAGGCCGATGGATCGTTCGAACTCGATACGCTCATGATCGAGGCGCATCGATGACGTGTAGCGGCGTGTAGCGACTTCTGGCGTTCATTCGCCCCTTGACGTGTCGCTTCGCAGTGCGGGGCGGGGGAGCGGCCGTACGCGTCTCATAGTACGCCTTCACCGGTTACTTGATCCGCTTCGTATCGGCCCGGTGGCCGAGCAGTGTCCTCTTCTCCTGCCGCACCTTTCCCGTAGGGAACGCGTAAATGAGTGAAAGCTCCTTGAAGCCGTCGTCGCAACGCTCGCCCGCGGCGCTCGATGCGAATACCGAGCGCATGATGCAAATGATCTATGGATTTGCGGTCAGTCAGCTCGTGCGCACGTTTGCCGAATTCGGTATTGCGGACCATCTCGCGAGCGGTCCGCTCAAAGCCGCCGATCTCGCGCGGCACATCGACGCCGACGAAGACACCACGCGCCGTTTGATGGAGGCAGCGGTGCCGCTCGAGCTCGTCACCGTCGATGCGGACTTCCGATATGCATCGACACCGCTGCTTCGCACGCTCGAAGAGGGCGCGCCGGGCTCGGTGCGCGGTCTTGCGCGACTGCTCGGCGGACACGCGGCCTGGCAGATCTGGGGGCGGCTCCCCGCGGCGATCCGGAGCGGCACCGCGCAGGACACCGCTGCGCTTGGCGAGAACTATTGGGAGCACGTCGGCCGGGCGCCTGCCGAACTTGCCGTGCTGATTCGTGCGATGACCGACATCTCGGAGTCGGTGGGCGAACAGATCGCGCAGACCATCGATACGTCGTCGATGGCGACCGTCGCCGATATCGGCGGCGGCTCGGGCGAACTGATCAGGCCGATGCTCAAGAAGAATCCGCATCTGAGCGGCATCGTGCTCGATACGCCGAGGTCGGTCGAGCAGTCGTCGCGGGACCCGGTCAATACCGCGTTGGCCTCGCGCCTGTCGTTTACCGGCGGGGACTTCTTCGAGGCCGTGCCTGCTGGATTCGACCTATACATGCTGAAGCACGTCCTGCACGACTGGGATGACGACCGATGCGTGGAGATCCTCGCCAATTGCGCGCGGGCGATGCGGCCGGACAGCCGGGTCGTGGTGATCGAGATGGTAGTCAAGCCGGACGGCAACGAGCCGCGCGTGATGCTGCAGGATCTGAATATGCTCGTCCATTTCGGCTCGCGCGAGCGAACCATGCACGATTTCGAGCGGTTGCTCGGCCGCGTGGGTCTCGTTGCGTCGGGGACCGCCGAGGTGGTTTCGCCGCTCGGCACCACTACGGTGATCGAAGCGAGAAAGCGGTAAGCCATTGTGCCGTCACGCCCGCCGCGTCCAATTCGCATACCGATGGAAAACAGAAGGGCACGCGGTGCATCCATGCCACCGCGTGCCCTCGCGACGCTAACCGCGCAAGCGCTACTTAACCGGTATTGCGCAAACCGGCCGCGATACCGTTGATCGTCAAATGAATCCCGCGCCGCAAGCGCGTGTTATCGTCGCCGGCGCGATGGCGCTTCAGCAACTCGACCTGCAGATGGTTCAGCGGATCGAGATACGGAAAGCGGTTCTTGATCGAACGCGCGAGCAGCGGGTTGTCGGCAAGGCGCTCCTTTCTGCCCGTGATTTCCGACAGTACGTTCGACGTGCGCTCCCATTCCGCGACGATGCGTTCGAACACGAGCTTGCGCAGCTTCTTGTCTTCGACGAGCTGCGCATAGCGCGACGCGACCGCGAGGTCGGTTTTCGCCAGCACCATGTCCATGTTCGACAGCAGGTTCGAAAAGAACGGCCAGGTCTTGTGCATCTGGCGCAGCAGCTGCACGCGGCGCGTGCGTTCGCTGTCGTTGGCCGATGCGTCGAGCCAGCCCGCGATCGCGCTGCCGAAGCCGTACCAGCCCGTCAGCAGCAGGCGGCATTGGCCCCACGAAAAGCCCCACGGAATCGCGCGCAGGTCTTCGATCTTGCGGTTCTTCGGATCCTGCAGCTTGCGCGACGCGGGACGGCTGCCGATATTGAGCTCGGCGATTTCGGTGATCGGCGTCGAGGCGAAGAAGTAGTCGACAAAGCCCGGCGTTTCGTAGACGAGCGCGCGGTACGCCTGCATCGCCGCATCGGAGAAGCTTTGCATCGTGTCCTCGAAGACGGACAGTTGCGCGGGCAACTGGGCCGGCGCATGGCCATGCGGTGCGAGCGATGCTTCGAGCGTGGCCGCGATCACGGTTTCGAGATTGCGCCGGCCGATTTCCGGATTGCCGAACTTGCTGGCGATCACTTCGCCCTGCTCGGTCAGGCGGATCTGGCCGTCGACGGTGCCGGGCGGCTGCGAGAGAATTGCCTGATAGGTCGGGCCGCCGCCGCGGCCGACCGTGCCGCCGCGGCCGTGGAACAGCCGCAGCGTGATGCCGCGTTCGTTGAAGAGCGACACGAGCGCGAGTTCCGCACGGTACAGCTCCCAGTTCGACGTGAGAAAGCCGCCGTCCTTGTTGCTGTCCGAGTAGCCGAGCATCACTTCCTGCTCGTTGCCCTGATGCTCGATGATCGCCTCGATGCCGGGCAGCGCCATCAGGTCGCGCATGATGTGCGGCGCGTTGCGCAGGTCGGGAATCGTTTCGAAGAGCGGAACCACCATCAGCCCTGCGCGCGCCGGCGCATGCGCGGCGCCCAACAGGCCTTGCAGCAGGCCGGTTTCTTTCTGCAGCAGCATCACTTCGACGAGGTCGCTGACCGTCTCGGTGTGCGAGATGATGTAGTTGCGCACCGCGCGGATGCCGAATTTTTCGCGCGTCACGCGCGCTTCCTCGAGCACGCCGAGTTCGCTTGCGACGAGGTCCGAATACTTGATATAGGGCGAGCGCAGCAGGCGCGGCTGCGCCAGTTCGGCGAGCAGCACCTCGAGCTTTTCCGCTTCGGACAGCGCCGCATAGTCTTCGACCACGCCTGCGCGCTGCAGCAGTTCGGCGATCACCGCCTCGTGCACGTCGGAACTCTGGCGCAGGTCGATCGACGCGAGATGGAAGCCGAACACTTCGGCCGCCCGCACGAGCGGCGACAGCCGCGGCGTCGCGAGCGATTCGCCGTGATGCTGCGCGAGCGATTCGATCAGCACGTCGAGGTCGCGCACGAATTCGTCGGCATCCGCGTACGGTTTTGCGTCGCGGCTGGCCTGGCGCATCGCGACGACGCCTTCGCCGAGACGTTCGCGCGCGGTGGCCGCCATCCGCGCGTAGACGCCGATCAGCGCGCGGCGGTACGGCTCGTCGACGCGGTGCGGCGAGCGGTCCGGCGACGCGTCGGCCAGGGCCTTCAACGCGTCGCTGCTGCCGGCGAGCAGATACGACACCGCGAGTTCGGCGCCGAGCTGGTGAATCTGCTCGAGGTAATGCTCGAAGATCACGGTTGCCTGGCGCGACATCGCGAGCGCGAGCGTTT
The nucleotide sequence above comes from Paraburkholderia sp. SOS3. Encoded proteins:
- a CDS encoding methyltransferase encodes the protein MSESSLKPSSQRSPAALDANTERMMQMIYGFAVSQLVRTFAEFGIADHLASGPLKAADLARHIDADEDTTRRLMEAAVPLELVTVDADFRYASTPLLRTLEEGAPGSVRGLARLLGGHAAWQIWGRLPAAIRSGTAQDTAALGENYWEHVGRAPAELAVLIRAMTDISESVGEQIAQTIDTSSMATVADIGGGSGELIRPMLKKNPHLSGIVLDTPRSVEQSSRDPVNTALASRLSFTGGDFFEAVPAGFDLYMLKHVLHDWDDDRCVEILANCARAMRPDSRVVVIEMVVKPDGNEPRVMLQDLNMLVHFGSRERTMHDFERLLGRVGLVASGTAEVVSPLGTTTVIEARKR
- the ppc gene encoding phosphoenolpyruvate carboxylase, producing the protein MTSSGSARRARRNTASLESGLEPSARAFAQSTMAAEAAGNGNGDGNADGVSASRTQRIAQAARIEKADKAVKPVKPPKAAKAAEAPKAPKAPKAAQTAKVAKVVKAARSAPVQKNLAVKARKGKHAKPAANGAAGPAAMPVDKSAAKPRQTARANASASGIAALAAAAPKDGRTREDKDQPLFEDIRYLGRLLGDVVREQEGDAVFDVVETIRQTAVRFRREDDSVAAQTLDKKLRALNPAQTVSVVRAFSFFSHLANIAEDRHHNRRRRIHELAGSSAQPGTVAHALERLEKAGAAPTPVVQQFFDDALIVPVLTAHPTEVQRKSILDAQHDIARLLAERDQPLTAREHAQNDALLRARVTSLWQTRMLRDSRLTVADEIENALSYYRATFLAEIPALYADIEAALAEHGLASRLPPFFQMGSWIGGDRDGNPNVTAETLALAMSRQATVIFEHYLEQIHQLGAELAVSYLLAGSSDALKALADASPDRSPHRVDEPYRRALIGVYARMAATARERLGEGVVAMRQASRDAKPYADADEFVRDLDVLIESLAQHHGESLATPRLSPLVRAAEVFGFHLASIDLRQSSDVHEAVIAELLQRAGVVEDYAALSEAEKLEVLLAELAQPRLLRSPYIKYSDLVASELGVLEEARVTREKFGIRAVRNYIISHTETVSDLVEVMLLQKETGLLQGLLGAAHAPARAGLMVVPLFETIPDLRNAPHIMRDLMALPGIEAIIEHQGNEQEVMLGYSDSNKDGGFLTSNWELYRAELALVSLFNERGITLRLFHGRGGTVGRGGGPTYQAILSQPPGTVDGQIRLTEQGEVIASKFGNPEIGRRNLETVIAATLEASLAPHGHAPAQLPAQLSVFEDTMQSFSDAAMQAYRALVYETPGFVDYFFASTPITEIAELNIGSRPASRKLQDPKNRKIEDLRAIPWGFSWGQCRLLLTGWYGFGSAIAGWLDASANDSERTRRVQLLRQMHKTWPFFSNLLSNMDMVLAKTDLAVASRYAQLVEDKKLRKLVFERIVAEWERTSNVLSEITGRKERLADNPLLARSIKNRFPYLDPLNHLQVELLKRHRAGDDNTRLRRGIHLTINGIAAGLRNTG
- a CDS encoding class I SAM-dependent methyltransferase, with translation MKHRDQVADAFGSTAADYLTSTVHATGKDLQTLSRLVAKRPGGAVLDMGCGAGHASFAVAPHAESVVAYDLARPMLATVETAALDRGLANIRTKQGAAENLPFDDASFDWVVSRFSAHHWHDVRQALAEVRRVLKPGGEALFIDIAGADHPLVDTHLQAVEVLRDASHIRDYRADEWLAFFEQAGFAARITERWRLPIEFDAWVSRMRTPPQRVSAIRSLWESAPEEVRDYFAVQADGSFELDTLMIEAHR
- a CDS encoding arginine/lysine/ornithine decarboxylase, translating into MKFRFPVVIIDEDFRSENISGSGIRALAEAIEKEGAEVLGLTSYGDLTSFAQQSSRASCFILSIDDDELLPYVENAADSDAPELAPAIIDLRAFVAAVRRRNADIPIFLYGETRTSRHLPNDILRELHGFIHMFEDTPEFVARHIIREAKVYLDSLAPPFFKELVQYAEEGSYSWHCPGHSGGVAFLKNPLGQMFHQFFGENMLRADVCNAVDELGQLLDHTGPVAASERNAARIFSADHLFFVTNGTSTSNKIVWHATVAPGDIVLVDRNCHKSILHAITMTHAIPVFLTPTRNHFGIIGPIPRDEFKPENIRKKIEANPFAREALAKNPNLKPRILTITQSTYDGVIYNVEMIKDLLGDLLDTLHFDEAWLPHAEFHAFYQDMHAIGAGRPRTGALVFATHSTHKLLAGISQASQILVQDSENSTFDRHRFNEAYLMHTSTSPQYAIIASCDVAAAMMEPPGGPALVEESIAEALDFRRAMRKVDDEFGADWFFKVWGPDELAEEGIGSREDWMLRPNDHWHGFGALAENFNMLDPIKATIITPGLTVDGEFGETGIPAAIVTKYLAEHGIIVEKTGLYSFFIMFTIGITKGRWNSMVTELQQFKDDYDNNQPLWRVLPEFVAQHPAYERIGLRDLCEQIHSVYRANDIARLTTEMYLSNMEPAMKPSDAFAKLAHREVDRVPIDELEGRVTSILLTPYPPGIPLLIPGERFNRTIVSYLQFAREFNERFPGFHTDIHGLVGEVINGRVEYFVDCVRN
- a CDS encoding lysozyme inhibitor LprI family protein, with translation MVKGSTGWAGLQVVPAAVRARVAGSARASAAVLWVAVVWVAVVSMGLVAWPSAARAEVAAADPIDAAMRTCLARADMSSTAGQLQCMDTARLAWQASIEQSFQKLLAKVPPAQRKRWQASEDSWKAWREAEMQMIAAVTATTRGTRYQLSEGDLRLQPVRDRALALRSVVAKAGALDTPPRLRGCLGDPQCVHASADVNQYYRRLVNKMPRRAWPVLWRAQQAWLAYRDATAPLGDARQRIDLIGARVATLKKLAETAGND
- a CDS encoding helix-turn-helix transcriptional regulator, encoding MTLPSDDPAPDTEHEPKHAPEHDATRDAAPPLDATPARALGDFIRAHRERLSPLAVGLPPGPRRRTPGLRREEVAQLCGVSPTWYTWIEQGRPVSASADALARIAVALQLSRAERAYLFELAAQRDPAEPETGGADVPAMLLKTVQLVQSPAYVLDRQWNAIAWNAPAADLFVGWLDDAHDRNLLRYTFLSPVGHALIVDWESRARRLAAEFRADSIRHLNDAPTRALIDALVGKSDAFAHFWASQDVGEREGGRREFEHPRDGRVAYDQITFKPAHREDLKLVVLVREG
- the argH gene encoding argininosuccinate lyase encodes the protein MTSQLHKKGEAWSARFSEPMSELVKRYTSSVFFDKRLAWVDIEGSLAHASMLAAQKIISADDLAAIERGMAQIKGEIERGEFAWQLDLEDVHLNIEARLTALIGDAGKRLHTGRSRNDQVATDIRLWLRGEIDRIGGLLKDLRGALVDLAEQNAGTIMPGFTHLQVAQPVTFGHHLLAYVEMFSRDAERMLDARKRLNRLPLGAAALAGTSYPIDRHAVAKTLGFDGICANSLDAVSDRDFAIEFTAAAALVMTHVSRFSEELVLWMSPRVGFIDLADRFCTGSSIMPQKKNPDVPELARGKTGRVNGHLMALLTLMKGQPLAYNKDNQEDKEPLFDTVDTVADTLRIFAEMVAGITVKPQAMRAAALQGFSTATDLADYLVKRGLPFRDAHEAVAHAVRICVDRNCDLADLTLDEMKRELPNVAHLIGDDVFEYLTLEGSVASRNHPGGTAPDQVRAAAKAARAASK